A genomic window from uncultured Methanobrevibacter sp. includes:
- a CDS encoding metallophosphoesterase — MKKMLIGLISDTHIPDRARVLPQNVIDAFSDVELIIHAGDLTSMSVIEELERIAPVMAVQGNMDRANRLDLPKAKVIEAEGLRIGVIHGEVYPRADSDQLLYLAKELDVDILVSGHSHQPKIEQKEGKLLLNPGSPIVPRLADRTVMLLEINNKEVDVEIVKTGSPVCSALDFDQYKRD, encoded by the coding sequence ATGAAAAAAATGTTAATTGGTTTGATTTCAGATACACACATACCAGATAGAGCAAGGGTGTTGCCCCAAAATGTTATTGATGCATTTAGTGATGTTGAATTAATCATACATGCCGGAGATTTGACTTCAATGAGCGTTATTGAAGAGTTGGAACGTATCGCTCCAGTCATGGCAGTTCAGGGAAACATGGACAGGGCCAACAGACTTGATTTACCAAAGGCAAAGGTCATTGAAGCGGAAGGCTTGAGAATTGGAGTCATACACGGAGAAGTCTATCCAAGAGCGGACAGTGACCAGTTACTGTACCTTGCAAAGGAACTGGACGTGGACATTCTTGTGTCAGGACATTCCCACCAGCCGAAAATAGAGCAAAAAGAGGGAAAACTTCTTTTAAATCCGGGCAGCCCAATCGTGCCAAGACTTGCAGACAGGACTGTGATGCTGCTTGAAATCAACAACAAGGAAGTGGACGTCGAAATAGTAAAAACCGGCTCACCAGTATGCAGTGCACTTGATTTTGACCAATACAAGAGGGATTGA